The Streptomyces sp. 11x1 genomic sequence GCACGGGCCGAATCTCCCGCCGAGTGGTCGCCTTGACGGCCAGCGCACGCCACCGGGACGGCGAGACCGTCAGGCCGCACGCGTCCATCGTCGAGGAGTACGAGGCCAGCAGCCGGGCCACCGAGACCGGCAGCCCGACCGTGGACCAGTACACCGCAGGGTGGGCGTGCCGGGCGTAGAGCGCACCGCCGCCTATCGCAGCGAGCGGCGCACCCCACTCGGCCAGCATCACCAGGTCGGTCACGGCGATCAGCCCGCCTGCGCCATCGGGAAGGCACCCGGAGCCACGGCGGTGGCCCGGTAGGCGATGCCGTGCCGCTGCTGGCCGTTGAACACGCTCTCCCACGGCCGGGCGACGAGCCCCGGCAGCGAGACGGGAGCACCGACCGTCAGCCCGTCGGTCACCCCGCTCTCGGGGATGGTGACCTGGATCAGGGACGACTCGCCCTCGTCGATGAAGACGACGCCGACCGTCATCAGTGCCTCACCGCTCACGGCATCCTTGGCGATCTCACCGGTCTGCCGGTCACGGACCTTCGGCGCCGGCGCTTCGGTGAGCAGGATCGTGGCGGACGAGGCGTCAACGCGGATCACACGCACAGAGATTTCTCCTTCGAGTCGATCAACTTGCCACCTGACAAGTTGACTTAGCAAGTTCGAAGTTAGAGATGCCAAGTTGACTTGTCAAGTGGCTTCCTGGCGACCAACGAGCGCGATCGACGACGCAAGCGCACCATGAACCCAGGCAGTAGAGGAGGGCGCGCCATGGATGACCAACACCGCGCTCAGGAGCCGCAGTCGTGGGGTCCCCGCAACTCACAGGGGCCCGTGCCACCACCGAACGCGTGGTCTGCACCACCGCAAGGACCCCCGCCAGGCAGCCCCTATCAGGGCGAGACGGCACCCCGACCGAAGAAGCGACATCGGATCTTTCTGTGGGTCTTCCTGGCCATCCAGATCCTGTTTCTGATCTGGGTGATCACGGGCGCCGCGAGCGGCAGTGGCACTCCCGAAGAGTGCCGAGGCCAGACCGGTGACGCCTTGCAGCTGTGCGAGGACGCGAGCGACGTAGGAACCACCATCGGCGTGGGACTGATCATCGGCCTCTGGGCAGCCGTCGACGTCATCCTCGGTTTCTCATACGTGGTCTACCGACTCGCCAGTCGACGCACTTGAGACAGGCCGTCGCAGCCGAGCAGCAGCGAGCCGCCAGCTCAGGTGAGCCGGTAAGTGTCTTCGAGTTCCTGACGATCAGCGGGCAGCAGCACGTCAGAGACTTGCAGGGCCTGACCGGAAGCGTCGCACGCGACCACCAGGACGCTGAGGACGGGCACGCCGTTCGGCAGCTCCAGAAGTTCGACCTCGCTCCGCTCCGGAAGCCGAGCCGAGACGCGTTCCGTCACGTGGTCGAAGCGAACCTTCTTCCGCGCCTCAAGGTGAGCACGAGTGCCGCCGCTCAACAATTGCGCACTCTCCAGATCGGTGCCTTCAACCAGGCCGGCGGGGAAGTACGACGAGACCAGCTCGACGGGTTCGCCGTCCTCCACGACGAGGAACCGACGCATGAGGACCTTGGCACGCTTCGGCAACCCGAGCACGGAGGCGACGCGCGCCGGAACTGGAACCTGACCGACCTCGACCAGGCGCCCAGGCATCTGCGTCTCATCACGTGTGAGCGCTTCGCTCCCCCGGCGGTCCTTGTGCTCCACGACGGCCGGACGCCCGCGGACGATCGTGCCGTATCCCTGTCGGGACTCCAGCCAGCCGTCACGCTTGAGCAGGTCCAGTGCCCGGACGACGGTTGGTCGGGACATCCCGAAGGCTTGCACAAGTTGATTCTCACTGGGCACCCGAGTGCCGGACGGATAGGTGCCGTCCTCAATGCGGCGCTGGAGCGTCTGCGCGAGGCGCACATACTTCGGTGCCGCCACTTCATACGCCATGAACGCCGCCTGTCGAGATTGGCCAAGTCAACTGGTCAACCAGACTAGCGACAACCGGGCCGTCAGGACAGAACCGGCCCGGAGCCCTCATCGGACGGCCACGCGTCGGCGACGTCGAAGGAGACGACTGTCCCGCCGAAGCGACTTGGACCGGAGTGCCACGACTCGGCGATGGAGTCGACA encodes the following:
- a CDS encoding GntR family transcriptional regulator — translated: MAYEVAAPKYVRLAQTLQRRIEDGTYPSGTRVPSENQLVQAFGMSRPTVVRALDLLKRDGWLESRQGYGTIVRGRPAVVEHKDRRGSEALTRDETQMPGRLVEVGQVPVPARVASVLGLPKRAKVLMRRFLVVEDGEPVELVSSYFPAGLVEGTDLESAQLLSGGTRAHLEARKKVRFDHVTERVSARLPERSEVELLELPNGVPVLSVLVVACDASGQALQVSDVLLPADRQELEDTYRLT